The Streptomyces sp. ALI-76-A nucleotide sequence GCGGCGCCGGGCGCACTTCTTGTCCCTGGCCACGCGCCTCTTGGCCATCCCTAAGCCTGTCCCGCAAGTGCCGGCCACGGGTCAGATGATCTTGATGTGGCTGGTGTGATCACGGCGTCGGAGTCGTCCTGGATACCCCCGTTTACGGGGCTGAGCCTGCGCCGTTTCGGGAAGTTGGTGACCTCGCTACCAGATGGCGTCCCGCCGGGTGGTGTAGCCGATCAAGGCCTCGGAATCCGCAGGTCTGGGACGGTGACTCCGCCGGACCGGGTGTTCAACTCACCTGAACAGGGCGCCTCTTGGACGGCCGCCTCTACGGAGATCGTCAGGGGTCTCGTACCGGAACGCGTAACGCTTGATCCCCTACACCACGACTCGGGACACGACCTCGCTACGCCGCAAGGGAGTGGACGCGGTCCGCAAGGGGCGACCGTGGGGACTTCCGCTGGAGGACCGGGTGCTGCTTGTTACAGCGTATCGGCGCACGAACTTGACGATGCGCCAGCTTGCCCCGCTGTTCGGCGTCTCCAAGTCGGCCGCGAACCGGATCATGGACCAGCTCGGTCCACTCCTCGCACTCCAGCCCAGGCAGCGTTTCGCGAAGGGCACCGTACTCATCGTGGACGGCACCCTGGTGCCCACCCGCGACCACACGATCACTGAACAGTCCAAGAACTACCGGTACTCCACTGACCATCAGGTCGTCATCGACGCCGACACCCGACTCATCGTCGTAGTCGGCCGGCCTCTGCCAGGCAACCGAAACGACTGCAAGGCATGGGCGGAATCCGGGGCAAAGGCCGCAGTCGGCAACACCCTGACGATCGCCGACGGCGGCTGTCCGGGCACCGGACTTGTGATGCCCCACCGCCGCCGGGCTGGCGAGGAACTGTCCGACTGGAAGAAGGAACACAACCGCTCGCACAAACAGGTCCGTGCCCGCGTCGAGCACACCTTTGCCCGGATGAAGACCTGGAAGATCCTGCGGAACTGCCGTCTGAAGGGCGACGGCGCGCACTACGCCATGCTCGGCATCGCCCAGCTGTACAACCTCGCCCTCACGGGGTAACTACCGCCCCCAGCGCGGTCAGCGCCAAGGGGAGCGGCCTCCCACCTCGTCGGCTCGAAGGAGGCATCAGTCGATGCAGAACTCGTTGCCCTCGATGTCCAGCATCGGGATGCAGGCATCATTGCCGTCGTACAACGTCTGCACGTGTACTGCGCCGAGCGGCTCCAGGCGCAGGCGTTCAGCCTCAAGTGCGGCGAGACGCTCTTCCCCCACGAGGCCGGTGCCGACCCGTACATCAAGATGCACCCGGTTCTTGACAGCCTTCCCCTCGGGGACGCGCTGGAAGAACAGTCGCGGGCCCACCCCTGAGGGATCTATACAGGCGAACCATGAATCCTGCTGCTCAGAGGGCTGCGAGCGCTTGAAATCGTCCCACGTCGCAAACCCCTCCGGTGGCGGCGGTATGACGTACCCCAACACCTCGCACCAGAAGCGAGCTAGGCGCTCCGGTTCCGCGCAGTCAAACGTGACTTGGAACTGCTTGATCGAAGACATCGGCGCACCCTACCAAGGGGCGCTGCCCCTCATTCCCCAGGTGGACCCGCAGGCTATCGAGAGGCCCCAACCCCACCGAGACCACCCTCACGCCAATGATCAGTTACGGGACAAGTTCAGCCGCCCGGTCAGGATTGCGCGACGGTGAGCCAACCGCACGGCCGGCCGCTGGGCGCAGGGTGTGCCCCACTCGAGAGCCACGCCTGGCGTACAACTCGCCTGCTCCCTGCTCGCAGGTGCTGCCTCTGAGGCCCAAGCCGTCGCGTGACCGCCCCGCTCATGGACCGGGGCTGCGCCATGGGGGCTCTGATCGATGTCAAGACGGCCGACGGGCAGATGTGGGACTGGGACCCCAACCTCTGCTGCACCGAACACGCCCTGGCCCCACTCGGGCTGTCGCTGGCCGAGTGGATCACCCACTGGCTGCGCGACACCATGCCCGACGGTCCTTGTCCGCAGCGTGAGTTGTCCGGCATGAACTGCGCCGCACGCTGATCAGGCTGCGAGCTGGCATCCGTCCTGGTTTGAGCCCTCGTGAATGCACTGACGTTCGTGAGCGAGAGGGAAGCGCCAACACCCGTCGAGGTCGCCGTTGCTGATCAACGCGTGGAGTTTGAGGAAGGCTCCGGCACCGGCGAGGCCCCAGCGGGCGTCGGTGATGCCGAGCCGGTCGGCGATCAGGTGTCGGCAAGCTCCTTCGATCACTTCCGTCGCGATCGGCCAGCCGGCGGTGAGCGGTGGACGAGGCTCTGGCCCGGGTGAGCGGGGACGGGTTTGCCCAACTGATGTTGCCCCCGGTTCGACACCTGTGCCGTCGGCGAACCGCTGAACGCCCCGAGGAACCCACCCCAGCGTGAGAGGCCTGGACTGACGTGTGAATCGTGCGAGTTGCTCATGGGACCTGTGCCGGTGGGGCTACGCTGCTGTGTCGTGCAGAAGACGCGTCTCGACACTGCTCGGATCCGGGCGGCTCGCCGGACAATCGACCCGGTCTTTCTCGACACTCCGCTGTACCGCTGCGATGCGCTGGAGCCAGTCCTCGGGTGCGTGGTGAGCATCAAACTCGAAACGGCGAACCCGGTCCGCAGCTTCAAGGCCCGCGGCACCGAGGTCGTCGCGAGCCTGCTGGCCGGCAGTGCCGCGCGAGCCGCGGTGTGCGCGAGCGCGGGCAACCTCGGCCAGGCCCTCGCGTGGTCCGGTCGCGGCCGGGGGCTCGACGTCACCGTCGTGGCATCCCGCTTCGCGACCCGGGCCAAGCTCGACCGCATCCGCGCATGGGACGCCCGGCTGGAGCTGGTGGACGGCGACCACGAGTTGGCTCGCGAGCGGGCGGCGGCCATCGCACGGTACGAAGGCATCCGGCTGGTCGAAGACAGCCTGGACCTCGAGACCTGCGAGGGTGCGGCGACCATCGGCCTGGAACTGGTGGACACCGCGCCGTCGTTCGACACGGTCCTGATCGCCCTCGGCGGCGGGGCCCTGGCCACCGGCGTGGGTCATGTGGTGAAGGCATGGGCACCCGAAGTCGAGGTCATCTGCGTCCAGCCGCTGGGCGCACCGGCGATGACCCACTCATGGCGCCAACGCCGTGTCGTCACCACCGACTCGACCCACACCATCGCTGACGGTGTCGCCGGCCGGCGTCCCATCCCGGCCGTCCTGGACGACCTCCTCCTGATCGCCGACGACGCCGTCCTGGTCCGGGAGACGTCGATCATCGCCGGTATGCGGATGCTCCTCGACCACGCCGGCCTCGTCGTCGAACCCTCGGCCGCGCTCGGCATCGCGGCGATCCTCGAAGACCGCGACCGCTTCACCGGCCGACACGTGGTCACCATCGTGTGCGGCAGCAACGTCGACGTGGACGCCTACCGCCGCTGGATCGGCGCGGATCTCCTCCACAAGTCCTGACCATTGCTCCTCCACAGCGGCGGGAATGCGGCCCTGCCGCGCCCCCGTCCGCTCACTCGCAGCGGCGGCCTTCCTCGCCTGCCGCCTGGCACGGACCGTGGAGATCGCCGATCACATCCTGCTGGTCGGCAGCCCGCTGAATGCCGACCACGACGCCGCCGCGGCACCGTTGGTCCTGCACCGACGCCGCGAGCACGTCCTGAACGGCTGAGGTCAATGCACGGGACCGGCGGCGTGGGCGGGCCCGCCGCGGCGGTGCCCGGGAGGGCTGCGTTGGAGGTGAGCCCGTTGCCAGGTCGTTCCGGGATACGTGCCCGCGGTGAGATCAGCGCCCTCACCCGCCCCTCCTGGGAGCAGGCCCTGTCCGAGCTGGCTGGGCGGCACGCGGGTGTGTCGTACGTGGAGCTGTCGGATGTGGCGTTCGTCGACGTGGCCGGGGTGAGCGCGCTGGCGGTCACCGCCATGAGCCTGCCCGACGGGAGGGTTGTGGTCGAGAATCCCCCGCCGCAGCTGCCACGGGTTCTGGAGATGTTCTGGCCGGGCCTGGACCGGATCGAGGTGGCTCTGTGACGAGCACGGTGACCACCCGCGAGGCGTTCGTGCACCCTGCCCTCTTCTACCGCACCGAGCAGGAGTACACGCGGCAGACGACGGCCTTCCTGCGCGAGGGCCTGGCGGGCGGCGAGCCGATGGCCGTGGCGGTACCCGGCCCCAACCTGGAACTGATCAAGACAGGTCTGGGCGGGGACGCCGAGGGCATCCTGTTCCTGGACATGACCGAGGCCGGCCGCAACCCGGGCCGGATCATCCCCAAGGTGCTGCGCGGATTCGCCGACGCCCACCCGAAGGGGCGTGTGCGGATCATCGGCGAGCCGATCTGGGCCGGCCGCAGCGCGATCGAATACCCGGCGTGCGCACAGCACGAGGCGCTGATCAACGCCGCGTTCGAGGGCCGGGCGGTG carries:
- a CDS encoding STAS domain-containing protein, with protein sequence MHGTGGVGGPAAAVPGRAALEVSPLPGRSGIRARGEISALTRPSWEQALSELAGRHAGVSYVELSDVAFVDVAGVSALAVTAMSLPDGRVVVENPPPQLPRVLEMFWPGLDRIEVAL
- a CDS encoding VOC family protein; its protein translation is MSSIKQFQVTFDCAEPERLARFWCEVLGYVIPPPPEGFATWDDFKRSQPSEQQDSWFACIDPSGVGPRLFFQRVPEGKAVKNRVHLDVRVGTGLVGEERLAALEAERLRLEPLGAVHVQTLYDGNDACIPMLDIEGNEFCID
- a CDS encoding pyridoxal-phosphate dependent enzyme, which codes for MQKTRLDTARIRAARRTIDPVFLDTPLYRCDALEPVLGCVVSIKLETANPVRSFKARGTEVVASLLAGSAARAAVCASAGNLGQALAWSGRGRGLDVTVVASRFATRAKLDRIRAWDARLELVDGDHELARERAAAIARYEGIRLVEDSLDLETCEGAATIGLELVDTAPSFDTVLIALGGGALATGVGHVVKAWAPEVEVICVQPLGAPAMTHSWRQRRVVTTDSTHTIADGVAGRRPIPAVLDDLLLIADDAVLVRETSIIAGMRMLLDHAGLVVEPSAALGIAAILEDRDRFTGRHVVTIVCGSNVDVDAYRRWIGADLLHKS
- a CDS encoding flavin reductase family protein; translated protein: MRPCRAPVRSLAAAAFLACRLARTVEIADHILLVGSPLNADHDAAAAPLVLHRRREHVLNG